One Ignavibacterium sp. DNA segment encodes these proteins:
- a CDS encoding type II 3-dehydroquinate dehydratase, producing MNILMINGANLNVLDKRNSDIYSNLSIEEIRDLMQKEFPEFSITSFQSNIEGEIVEALQKADENFDGIIINPGGYAHTSVAIMDALELCKIPKIEVHLSHLSKREDYRQTLLTARKTDGYISGFKENSYLAAMYLLKKILKK from the coding sequence ATGAATATTCTTATGATAAATGGAGCTAATCTAAATGTATTAGATAAAAGGAATTCAGATATTTATTCTAATCTTTCAATTGAAGAAATAAGAGATTTAATGCAAAAAGAATTTCCTGAATTCTCAATTACTTCTTTTCAATCTAATATAGAAGGGGAAATTGTTGAGGCATTACAAAAAGCAGACGAAAACTTTGATGGTATAATTATAAATCCAGGTGGCTATGCACATACTTCAGTTGCAATAATGGATGCACTCGAATTGTGTAAGATTCCAAAAATTGAAGTGCATTTATCTCATCTGTCAAAAAGAGAGGATTACAGGCAGACATTATTAACTGCCAGAAAAACTGATGGTTATATCTCAGGGTTTAAAGAAAACAGTTATCTTGCAGCGATGTATCTTTTAAAAAAGATTTTAAAAAAGTAG